CCGGACCAGCCGGGTGCAGCCCTCGGCCATCCGCGAGCTGCTGCGCCTGGGCGACGACCCGAGCGTCATCTCCTTCGGCGGCGGCTACCCCGACCCGGCCCACTTCCCGACCGCGGAGCTCACCTCGATCTTCACCGATGTCCTGGCCTCAGGGGCGAGGACGCTGCAGTACACCGCCTCCGTCGGGCTCCCGCGGCTCCGCGAGCAGATCGCCGCCCGGATGACCCGCGACGGAACGCCCTGCACCGCCGACGACGTCGTCATCACCCACGGCGGCCAGCAGGGCCTCGACCTGACCGGCAAGCTGATGATCGACCCCGGCGACGTCATCGCCACCGAGAACCCGACCTTCCTGGGCGCGCTGCTGGCCTTCAACCCCTACGAGCCGGACTACGCGGCCGTCCGCACCGACGACGACGGGCTCGACCCCGCCCACCTCGACGAGGTCCTCACCCGCCACCCGCGAGCCAAGCTGGTCTACACGGTCCCCGACTTCCAGAACCCGACCGGGGTCAGCCTCTCCCTCGAACGCCGTCACCAGCTGATCGACGTCGCCAACCGCCACGACGTGGTCGTGCTCGAGGACTCCCCCTACCGCGACCTCCGGTTCGACGGCGACCGCCTGCCCACCCTGGCCAGCCTCGACACCGAGGGACGCGTCATCCACCTCGGGAGCTTCTCGAAGATCCTCGCCCCCGGCCTGCGCCTCGGCTGGATGATGGCACCCGGGCCCCTGCTCGACCGGCTCGCCCTGCTCAAGCTGGCCGCCGACACCCAGTCCAGCACCCTCAACATGGCCGCCGTGTCCACCTACCTGGAGCGCCACGACCTCGACGCCCAGATCGTCCGCGCCAACGCCTCCTACCGCCGCAAGCGTGACCTGACCCTCGCCACCCTGGACCGGCTGATGCCCGCCGACGTCACCTGCACCCGGCCGCGGGGTGGCCTGTTCACGTGGCTCACGTTCCCCGAGGGCTTCGACACCGGCGACTTCATGCGCGACACCCTTCTGCCGCGAGCGCGCGTCGCCTACGTGCCCGGGGCGACGTTCTTCCCCACCCGCCAGGAGCCCAACCACGCCCGGCTCAGCTACGCCACCCTGCCCGAGGAGACCCTCGTGCACGGGCTCGGCCTGCTCGCCCACCACTACGCCGCGGCGGCGCGGGCGGGCTGAGGACGCCTCGGGAGCCGTCCCCTCACGAGAAGGTGAGCCCGCTGTCCTCGCCGGCGAGGACCGCGTCCCGGTGCCGGTCGTAGTCCAGGTGGTCGAACAGCGAGGACCCCGCCCGCAGCTGCTCGGCCAGCGCGTCCTCGCGGTGCTGGATCGCCTCGGCCCGCTCGACCACCGCCGCCATCGCCTCGACCGACCCGACGACCACCCCGTCGTCATCGCCCACCACGAGGTCGCCCGGCTGCACCTCGACCGGCCCGATCCGCACCGGGACCTGCACCACGGGCGGCTTGCGGGCCCCGAACGCCGTCGGCGCGACACCCCGCGCGAAGACCGGGAAGCCCAGCTCCCGCAGGGCCCGGCTGTCGCGGCACAGGCCGTCCACCACCAGACCGGCCAGCCCTCGCCGCACCGCCTCCGTGCCGAAGAGCTCGCCCGCGACCGCGTGCTCGAGCGAGCCCGCCGCCACCACCAGCACGTCGCCCGGACCCGAGGAGCGCAACCCCTCGATCACCGACATCAGGTCCGCCCGTGCCTCCACCGTCACGGCGCGGCCGACGAACCGCAGCCCGGGACGCAGCGGCCGGATCGACCCCGGCAGCACCCCCGACGCCCCTCCCGCGTCCACCAACGACGTCGTGTCGACACGACCGAGCCGCTCCAGCAACGACG
The window above is part of the Friedmanniella luteola genome. Proteins encoded here:
- a CDS encoding PLP-dependent aminotransferase family protein → MTTPFARRTSRVQPSAIRELLRLGDDPSVISFGGGYPDPAHFPTAELTSIFTDVLASGARTLQYTASVGLPRLREQIAARMTRDGTPCTADDVVITHGGQQGLDLTGKLMIDPGDVIATENPTFLGALLAFNPYEPDYAAVRTDDDGLDPAHLDEVLTRHPRAKLVYTVPDFQNPTGVSLSLERRHQLIDVANRHDVVVLEDSPYRDLRFDGDRLPTLASLDTEGRVIHLGSFSKILAPGLRLGWMMAPGPLLDRLALLKLAADTQSSTLNMAAVSTYLERHDLDAQIVRANASYRRKRDLTLATLDRLMPADVTCTRPRGGLFTWLTFPEGFDTGDFMRDTLLPRARVAYVPGATFFPTRQEPNHARLSYATLPEETLVHGLGLLAHHYAAAARAG
- a CDS encoding RraA family protein, translating into MSGSDEASLLERLGRVDTTSLVDAGGASGVLPGSIRPLRPGLRFVGRAVTVEARADLMSVIEGLRSSGPGDVLVVAAGSLEHAVAGELFGTEAVRRGLAGLVVDGLCRDSRALRELGFPVFARGVAPTAFGARKPPVVQVPVRIGPVEVQPGDLVVGDDDGVVVGSVEAMAAVVERAEAIQHREDALAEQLRAGSSLFDHLDYDRHRDAVLAGEDSGLTFS